The nucleotide sequence agttcgagaacaatgtagacatgaacgagacacgtcttcggtcaataaccaatatcggaacctggatgctcatattggctcctacatatcctacgaagatctttatcggtcagaccgcataacaacatacgttgttccctttgtcatcggtatgttacttacccgagattcgatcgtcggtatctcaatacctagttcaatctcgttaccggcaagtctctttactcgtttcgtaatacctcatctcgcaactaactcattagttgcaatgcttgcaaggcttatgtgatgtgcattaccgagagggcccagagatacctctccgacaatcgaagtgacaaatcctaatctcgaaatacgccaacccaacatgtacctttggagacacatgtagagctcctttataatcatccagttacgttgtgacgtttggtagcacacaaagtgttcctccggcaaacgggagttgcataatctcatagtcataggaacatgtataagccatgaagaaagcaatagcaacatactaaacgattggatgctaaactaatggaatgggtcatgtcaatcacatcattctcctaatgatgtgatcccgttaatcaaatgacaacacatgtctatggttaggaaacataaccatctttgattaacgagctagtcaagtagaggcatactagtgacactttgtttgtctatgtattcacacatgtattatgtttcccgttaatacaattctagcatgaataataaacatttatcatgaaataaggaaatgaataataactttattattgcctctagggcatatttccttcattacccTCCCGTGGGCTCAGACAGGGTGATCCGTTGTCACCTTATCTCTTTTTGTTTTGTGTGGAAGGATTTTCAGCGCTCCTCAAGAAGGCCCAGAATGACAGGAAAATTAAAGGGGTAAGTTCTGGGAGCACGGGCCCCATGTAACCCATCTTCTGTTTGCATATGATAGTATTGTCTTCCTTGAGGGAACGACAGAAAATATGGAGACAATAAAATAGATTCTTGTTAAGTATGAAAAAGCTTCAGGGCAAAAAGTTAATCTGCAAAATCCTCAATTTTCTTTGGGAGGGGGAGCCAAAGTGACTTCAAGGAACAAATGAAACATGTTGTAGGCATTCAGTGTGAAGCTCTTAGTGAGCATTATTGAGGTCTTCCAACACTGGTTGGTAGATCTAAAGATGGTACTTTCAAATATGTTACTGAATGTTCTAAAGGCAAAGTGAGTGGATGGAAGGGCCAAGGGTTGTCTAAAGCGGCCAGAGAAGTGCTGATTAAATCTATTCTCCAAGCGACACCGACTTATACCATGAGTTGTTTTCACCTCACGAAGAAGATGTGCCGGAACCTGACCTCGATCTCTTCTAAATTCTGGTGGGGTGCAATGAATGGTGAAAGGAAGGTTCATTGGGTAGCTTGGCAGAAGATGTGTGCTAGCAAGCGAGATGGTGGTATGGGCTTTCGGGACCCGGAGGCCTTTAACCAAGCATTGTTGGCAAAACAAGCATGGCGGGTACTCCAGGTGCCCACTTCTCTGTGTGCGCGAGTGCTTAAAGCATGGTGTTTTAAGGACGACACAATATTGTCAGCCACTTGCCCGTCTTGATCTTACACGTTTTGAAGCATATTGCACGGAAGGGATTTGCTGCGGGAAGGACTTATATGGAGGGTGGGTTCGGGTGCAAGCATTAACATCCATCACGACCCATGGATCCCAAGAGGGGGCTCTACTAGACCTCTTAATCCATCCATCTTCAGGAGGTTCCCAacgctggatcaaggcatggagaCAAAGGAGGAGGTGGTGCAGTTTTTAGAGATCACAATGCAGCGTTTAGGGCTGGTTTTTGCCATTATTTCCCACACATTATTGATCCCGAGATGGTGGAAGTTCTAGCTTGCAGGAAAGCTGTTCAGGTGGCCATTGATCTTCACATTCAGCGGGCTCATATTGAGCTAGACAATCAAGCCGTGGTGCAGATGCTTAACAGTCCAGAGAAGAACCTATCAGCGGTGGGACCGTGGGTTCAGGACATCAAGGCAATGCTCAATACAATGGTGGAAGCCAAGGTTTCATGGGTAAGACGTTCAGGGAATGTAGCCGCTCATAAACTCGCTAAAGTAGGTGTAGGAGATAATAGATCGGAGATTTGGGTGGACTCTCCACCGGACTTTATCTTAGATGTAATTGCAGACGAGATTCCGAGCTTCGGATAAATAAAGCGGCATGATTTTCCCCTAAAAAAAACACCGCGCcgcacccatcacggctacaacgagACACAACTTGCCTTCTGAGAGCACCAAGCCGCGATCGGACTAAGTCAACGCACTCTCCACCGTTAGCGTCCAAGATAACCAACAAGTGGACAATAGGACCCGATGAATACTTtgctccgaaggcatcgacggtggAGTACATTGCGCCCCATATGCCCATGCCCATGGCATCGACCACCGCCAATGAAACACACCACCCCAAGCTTCGCAACTGAGACCGACGAGGCAACAAACTACAACCACCTCTCCATTAGACTCCACTGGCGCTTAGGCAGTGCCTCCAAGGAGAAGTCCTCCTCACTTGACGATTCAGAAGATGAGGATAAAAGGAAAAACGAGACCGTAACTTCGCCGTCTGGCTTAGCGAActagacctagggtttcccctggtgccaaggaaggaaaaggaaggTCATGGCAACGCCTCCAAGGAAGAAATGACACCCACATGCATTGCCTTTTTCCACATCCAATCACCGAGCAAGTATTTCTTCCCGACCTAGTGTGTCGACCCTTGAAGACCACCAAAGCATAGTAGACTAGGGTGGGGGAAGAAAGTTTTTGGCTTCAACCACCACAAGATAGAGGAGAGCTGAATCTCATTGTCGATCAGGAGGGACGAACATGCCGATTATCACCCGACATGGATGTTGCCGCACCGGCGTCGACNNNNNNNNNNNNNNNNNNNNNNNNNNNNNNNNNNNNNNNNNNNNNNNNNNNNNNNNNNNNNNNNNNNNNNNNNNNNNNNNNNNNNNNNNNNNNNNNNNNNNNNNNNNNNNNNNNNNNNNNNNNNNNNNNNNNNNNNNNNNNNNNNNNNNNNNNNNNNNNNNNNNNNNTGCCATGCTGGATCCGAGGTCGCTGACCCACAAGGAGAGAACCCTGTTGCGGCGCTGCACCGCTGCCATACCTCAGGCGAAGGCGATGAGGAGGGAGGGCGGCCGGGAGGGGGGATGGCCGACACGGTGATGGTTGGGGTCGCCCCTCAAGGAAGTTTCTTCCATTCTAGACAACCTTTTCGCCAAACTGAATTCATGTGCTAATTGTACCGTTTCTATCCAACTACGTGTGTGCCCTTTGTtagctgtgtgcatcttagttatgcagaaaCCGGATGTAATACTTAAACCTTTTAAATAATAAAACACCCCTTTTTGAAAAACTACGTGCGTGCGTCTCCGGTGATAAGTTGATCCAGTTTTTTTTAGGGTAAAGTTGCATCTCACACCATGGCGGTGAAGCATACATACGTCTAGGAACCATGAATCTCGTACGTGTACGTGGCAGGGGCATGCGGCATTTATTTTAGGAATTCCGGCAATACGCTTTCAGTGAGAGGAGATGTTCCCatcgactacgaggcgcctacggtgacatcgtaaaatctcaagatgatatatcggctcagtctttcggaggtgctcatagaggtagggtgtgcgtgtatgcgtttataggggtgagtgtatgcgcgtttatataagcgcttgcgtctgtactgtattaaaaaaagaatgaaaagaaaATAGGAAATGATTCGCTTCACCTGACCGCTGCTCCGACCCCTGATCGATCGGGTAGCCTTTGTAGCATAGCCGAAGGGAAATGCACCCGAGCTATCCGTATAATAATACCACCACGATATTAGCACTGCACCCATCTGGATTTGGTCGCCAATCGGCGATCTGGTGATTGCACATGCGCGGGGGCCGTATTCCAACCGCTGATTCGGACCCTGTAGCCTATATTACAGGAGGAGAtcgcggcgccggcgggcggccgGACCGCCAACACTGTGCAGGCTCTATCACTCGAGCGGTTGGAGGCGCGCACAGTGATTTGCCGAGACGCCGATGGAGGAACCGCCGCGTCATTGGTGTCGATTCGGTAGAGGGATTAGTTTAGTTTGAGCGACCCGTAGCCCAATTCCTGCCACCGGCCCGGTTTTTGTCGCCTCTTCCTGTCCCTTTCTCGCGTCGGGTGCGTGCGCACGTACGTGCTGGAGAGTGGACTTGGCGGAGGAGTCTGATTGATCGGGCGCCATAGCAGCAGCTAGCTCGGCTGCGAGCAGGTTGGTGTGGAGCGAAGGAGGAGTGCTTCGGGGTTGGCGGCGACCGGCGGATgaggaggcaggcaggcaggcagcggcATCTTTTGGCTTTGGGGGCTCGAGTTTTGGAGCGTCCTGCGTCGATCTCcgctgcgccattagtagttttgcatccCTGCGTCGATCCGGATCACAAAACCAGCGATTATACAGAGGTGGAGAGCTCCAGATGAGGGGTGGGTCAAAGCAAATTCAGATGGGGCTATCTCAAGGCAAGGCGGAAAAGCTGGTGGAGGAGCAGTGCTTCGAGATGAGAATGGAGGTTTCTTGGCGGGTGCGTGCCACCTGTTTCCAAATGTGGTCGATCCCGATGCGTCCGAGATTATGGCGTGCAAAAGAGCTCTTCTGGTAGCAGCGGAAATCAATGAGCAAAAGGTACATGTTGAACTGGACAGCCAGTCTCTGGTACACATGATCAAACAGCCAGAGAAGGACTTGTCAGCAGTACGACCTTGGATTGAGGAAATCAAGACTTTGCTCCGTTCTTTTGATGATTTTAGAGTTTCTTGGGTTATGCGTTCAGCTAATGTTGTCGCGCATAAATTAGCAAAAGTAGATGTAGGTGAGAAACTTTGTAAAGTTTGGCTAGGTGTACCTCCAATGCATTCTAGACGTGATTGCGGACGAGATTCCGAACTTCTTTTAAGTTAATAAAGCGGCGACATTTACCTAAAAGAAAGACAGTGCCTTCGCATGTGTGGAACTGACTGTAATCCAGGTTAAGTCATGTCTTAAATATAGTTGGCCGTTACcttcagaaaatatattctcaattCTAATTAATGTGtacatcttgcttaaacataaatgTATGAAAGAATGCTTAAACACAAGTAAATTGCAAGAGATGTACATGTAGCGCAAGCTAATTCCAGCGGAAGAATGTACAAGGAGCCAGCAACAAAGAATAAAGACACACATGTACACATTTGTACTAGAAAACACAATCACTGCGACACTGTCATTGTCTGCTTATACAAATTACAATATTTTACAACAAGTAAGGTACTGTATTGTATCCTAACGGTGCCCGTTTTTCGATTCAATCGGCCAAATCTAAGCCCTGATTGAACCCATAAAAACTCTAAAGAAAGAAAAGAATGCAGTTAAACCGGTCTTCGCCCAAACAAACAGCGAGACCAGCTGATGGGTGTGGGTTTCTTAGACTTGGATGAAGGAATGGCTGGGCACCCCCATGAGCTGCGCGAGGCTGGTGGACCTGAGCTTCCTCTCCGTGACGGCGGGGTCCTCCAGGAGGAGCACCTTGTCCTTGTCCTGCACGCCGGCCATGTGCAGGTGGTCGCCGTCGTCCCGCTCCCGGCCTCGGTACAGCAGCCGCTGCTCCCTGGGCCACAGCCCAGTGGCCAGCGACAGCAGAACCTTGAAGTCGCCGAAGGTGGCGGTGGCGTCGACGGACACGTCGTGCTGCCACCCGCCGCAGCCGGCGGATACTCTCACCAGGATGGCCTCGACGGCGTCGTCGCAGCCGTCGTCGTCGGGCGCCCGGCGCTTCTGCACCAGCATCCCGCCGGGCCGCACCTCCCACTCGATCCTCTCGTGCTCGGCCACCATGGCGCACATGTCCACCCCGCCGATGCCGCCCACCGTGCTCCTCGACCGGCTCCTGAACAGCCTCCTCGGGCTCGGGATCTTCACCATCTCTGCTCCTCCGCACTCTCTCTGTTCCTCTCTGCCTCGCGTGTGTGGTGAACTGGTGATGCCGATGGGTGGCTAGCTAGGCTGCTCTCTGGGTGTTGTGGCGTGAGGCTTGACGGAGTTGGAGAGATGCTTGGGATTTTAAAGGTGGAGAAGGTGCCCAGGATGAGGAGACGGTTGGAAATCGCGACAGAGTGGGACGAGAGCCGTGCGCGGGCGCGAAAAAGGAGAATTAAGATATGTGTGGTGATCGAAAAACTTTTATCGACAACTTTTTGTAAAATATGTGTGGACAAGTAAGATATGTGTGGAGAATTAAGATACTGTATTGTATCCTAATTGTGATA is from Triticum aestivum cultivar Chinese Spring chromosome 3A, IWGSC CS RefSeq v2.1, whole genome shotgun sequence and encodes:
- the LOC123058878 gene encoding BAG family molecular chaperone regulator 4-like — encoded protein: MVKIPSPRRLFRSRSRSTVGGIGGVDMCAMVAEHERIEWEVRPGGMLVQKRRAPDDDGCDDAVEAILVRVSAGCGGWQHDVSVDATATFGDFKVLLSLATGLWPREQRLLYRGRERDDGDHLHMAGVQDKDKVLLLEDPAVTERKLRSTSLAQLMGVPSHSFIQV